A genomic region of Romeriopsis navalis LEGE 11480 contains the following coding sequences:
- a CDS encoding DUF7734 family protein, giving the protein MTVSIGRRLEQYTLQHPNEVLLVAFEVAGHADQVAIFKGFSSSLMCPTAFDPDVPVMPDSAVIQAIDRLESPYNPNSPRYIQRNLSWEEFQGLLPTSA; this is encoded by the coding sequence ATGACCGTTTCCATCGGCCGACGTTTGGAGCAGTACACCCTACAGCACCCGAATGAAGTTTTGCTAGTTGCATTTGAAGTCGCAGGACATGCGGATCAAGTCGCCATTTTTAAAGGATTTTCCAGCTCGTTGATGTGCCCCACCGCATTTGACCCGGATGTGCCGGTGATGCCAGATAGTGCAGTGATCCAGGCCATCGATCGACTGGAAAGTCCCTACAATCCCAACAGTCCCCGCTATATTCAGCGCAATCTGAGCTGGGAAGAGTTTCAAGGATTACTGCCAACCAGCGCTTAA